Sequence from the Bremerella volcania genome:
ATCAAGTGGCAAGGAAGCCACTTGCTCTTTTTGGGGATGTTTCTTTTCTTCTTAGGCGAAAGAAGTGCTAATCCTTTGCTTATCTTGCAGCGTACTCATTCCACATCGCAAGATACTTAAGCGCGGCATGGCTTTGCGACGTCTTCGCGATGCGTTCCATCTGATGCAGCAGGGCTCGCTCAATTCGTTTTAGCGAAAGGGATTCTGGGTTGCTGAAAGTGAACTCGGCCTGGAAGTCGTTGTTCGTAACTGCGAGGTGGTAACTGATGCCGTCGAGTGAATAGGTACCGGTGTTCTCGGTCAGGTCCATCTGATTGAGTTCCGCCCAGAGCGAATCATTCGGGATGGTGGCCACGGCAATTTCTTCAAGCTCTTGTCGTTGGCTGTTGGGTATGGCAAACAAACCTTTCCATTTGCCTCGCCCCAGTTCGCCGGAGTCATCGAATCGCTGAGTATGAATGACCGTCAAGATTCCCATGCCGTGAAAGGTCGGCCTGATCGCCGCTTGCCAGAAGTACATCAGCCAGTGGTGGTCAGAGTTCGGGACTTTCCAGCGCCCGAGACGCAGCTCGGAAAGCCCGAGGGCTTCCGTGATTTGCGCGTTGTAGGGCTGGAAGACTTCTTCAGATATCGACATGTGCGTCTGTTGCTCTCGCGATTGGCATAACGTTGGCTGCGATCGCAGGAAAGGTTTATTCTAAGGGGCGTCCACTGCGCGTGTCTCTCATTTTGCTCTTTGATTCAAACAGGACATTCTATTGTCGGTGTTTCATGTGGTAAGTGAGATCTCGCGAGACACGCAATTGCGTTGAAAGTAAATTGCTGGGAAAGGGAATAACGGAAGTATGCTCTTCATCGCTGAATCTCCATTTTTCGGGCTGAATTATGTCCAATTCGGCGAATTCACGCTCTAGAACTACAATGCCCCTAAGTTCTCTTCGCACCTCCGTTTCCCAGCCTTGCCATGTTCTACTTTTCCAACGCATTCCGTTTGTCCATTCTTGTTCTCTGTCTGTTGATCACAGGCTCTTTGCGTGCCGAGAATGCCAAGCCCAACGTCGTTTTCATCCTCACCGACGACCATCGCTGGGACGGGCTTTCTACGGCCGGGAACGAGAAGATCAAGACACCCAATCTCGACAAGCTGTGCGAGGCGGGGACTCGCTTTGAAAACGCTTTTGTCACGCTGGCCATTTGCTCGCCGAGTCGGGCTGCTTGTTTGACAGGGCGTTATGGGAGCCAGAATGGAGTAACCGCCGTGGGGCATGCCTCTTTGAAGAAGGGGGAACCGACATTCGCACGGGCTCTCAATGAGGCAGGCTACGCGACCGGTGTGACTGGGAAGTGGCATTTGGGGAATTCGCCCAAATCGTGCGGCTTCGACTTTGCTTCTACCTGTTGGTCGAACGGCACCTGGTACGACCGCGAGTTCACGATCGACGGTAAGAAGCGTAAGATGCCGGGCTTTGTCGATGACGTCACGGTCGATGAGTCGTTGCGATTTCTAGATCAAGCTGCCCAGTCCAATCAGCCGTTTGCCCTTTGGCTGTGTACTCAGGTTCCGCATATGGATCACAAGCATACCTGGCCGGCGAAACAGGAGTATCTGGATCAATACGACGCAGAAGCCATGCCGCTGGCGGAAACCTGGAATGATGATCTGTCGGGCAAGCCGCAGTACCTGGCGACCTCGCGCAGCCGTACTCAGGCACTGAGCTACGGCTACGACGACCCTGAGAATATTCGGAAGCATACCCGAGACTACTACGCGAGCGTCCAGCAAATGGATGCCGCCGTGGGGAAGTTCTTGGATGAACTCGATCGACGTGGTCTGCGCGAGAACACGTGGATCATTCTGATGGGAGACAACGGCTGGATGCTGGGGGAACACGGCTTCACGAGCAAGGTGCTCGCCTACGAAGAATCGATGCGCGTCCCCATGGCGGTCGTCGGGCCGGGACTTCCGGCCCAGGTTCGCGACGAACTGGTGCTGAACATCGACCTGACCGCGATGATCTACGAGCTTGCTGGCCTGGAAGTGCCGGGGTCTTTGCATGGCCGCAGCATGTTGCCGATCGTGCAAGGGAAGTCCCCCAGCGACTGGCGAACCAGTTTTCTCTACGAAGCCCCCACGCCGCAATTGGGGAGCAAGCCGCTGTGGGCGGTGCGCGACAGGCAGTGGAAATACATCGAAACCGATTTGGGCGGCGGTGACGTTTTTCGCGAACTCTACGATCTGAATTCTGACTCGATCGAAGCGAAGAACCTGGCGGATGAAGCGGCGCACGCCGACCGTGTCGCTGAATTCAGTCGGCAGCTTCATGCCTATCTGAAGGGGCTGACGCACGAAAACTGACCAGCAGAGCTACTGCTGTGCAAAAGCGATCAAATATCGGTGTCGCTTGCTGCGGTTTCTGTTGGGGTTAGTGAGCACCGGATCACGCTCTAGCGATCTTACAAGAAACGGATCGCTCTGATAGCATGTTTCCGGGCATTGCCGACCTCGCCGCAGGTCCTGCTTCAAGCGAAGTATTGTATGGCCAATGGATGATTGCCTGTTCACGCCCCTTGCTTTCTCAATTCCCGAAGATGGAACGACCTATGGAACCTGAGACCATCCGCAAGCAAAGCCTGTCCAAGGCAAAGAAACTGGGCTATCCGATCAACCCGGAGTTGCCGCTGTTAGGCGATATCGAAATCCGTCGATCTCAAGAGGAACTGCTCGATCGGATGCTGTGCTTGTTTACCTGCGTGGCGTGTTCGTTTGGGTTTCCCAAACAGTTGGGATGGTCGTGGCTGGCCCAGGAAGGGCTGCTCGAGAGGGTCACGCCAGACGAATCGCTGTACTTGCGAAACAAGGATAACAGTGACCTTGATAAGTACGCACCGCACGTCGAGACGGTTTGGACGCTGGCCTGGATCGGAAAAGTTCACGACACCTTGGAGTTCAATCAGACGTGCACCAACGATATGGTGAACCTGTTTCCCAATTTGAAGGCGTCGGCATCGAGTGAACGGTTTCGCCATCAATGTCAGATGCGATCGGTGGAAGAGATCGCACCGAAGCTTGACCTGGCTTACTGCATCCACTGGGCAATTCAGCACGAGACCGAAAACAAGCTGGAACTGCCCAAGAAGCCCAAGCGACTGCGTCCGTACATCCTCATCAACCGGAGGCATGCGCTGGAATGGCTTTTCTGTGAGGAACCGTGGGACGAGGTGCCCATGGATATAGACTAGCAGTTTGTTAAGGATTCAAAGCCAGTGGAGCACCTGTCCCACGAACCAGCATTCAAGATCACGTTTACCCCCTCGCGAGTCGATGGGATGACGGAAGTGAGTTCCGTGACCGTATGGCCAAATAAGTTGGAGGTGGAAACGGCTGATGGAACGCAAGAGTTCCGTTTCGAGGAAATCGGCAAAATCCAAGAGTCTGAGATCATGCGTTTCATGAGGCGGCTCGGCGGAGCAAAGCCGTTTGGCATGCTGGTAGCCGATCGCGATTGGTTTCATCCGCCGAAAGATCGCTACTTCCGCTTCTATACCGATCCGCCGATGACGGTGTATATGCCGACAAACGACTCCGAAGACTACGAAGAAAGTGTCTTCTTTCGTGTCCAGGCTGTGATTCGATGCGGCGGGTACGAGACCTACGACATGGGTTGATTCGTCATCCGCAAAGTCCATTATTCTGAAAATAGCTCACGATCCCGAAGCAAGGAAATGTTGGCAATGCGCAAGTTGGAGAACAAAACGGCAATCGTCACCGGTGGTTCACGTGGGATCGGAGCGAATTTGTGCACGAGCCTGGCGGCCGCGGGCGCAAGTGTGGTAGTTAACTACGCCAGCAACGCGAGCGCAGCTGCGGAAGTAGTCTCGCAGATCGAATCGGCTGGCGGCAAGGCCTTGGCTGTTCAAGCAGACGTCGCGGAGTCTGCGGACGTGAGGAAGTTGTTTGACGTTGCCGAAGAGACGTTCGGGAAAGTCGACATTCTGGTCAACAATGCTGGCGTCGTGCATTACAAGACCATCGAGGACACCACTGATGACGAGTTTGCTCGAATCATGCGGATCAACGTCAACGGCGTTTTCTATGGCATGCGAGAAGCCTCCCAGCGTCTGGCGGATGGGGGAAGGGTGATCTCCATTTCGACCTCCGCCGCACTCATGTTTCTGCCGACGTATGGTCCCTACTGTGCATCGAAGGGAGCAATCGAACAGCTCTCACGAAGCTTGGCCAAGGAGTTGGGGCCACGCCGGATCACTTCGAATATCGTTTCGCCAGGGCCGACCGAGACGGAAATGTTTCTTGGCAACAATAAGGAGGAAAAGATCGATCGCATGCGAAAGCTGGCCGCGCTCGGTCGACTTGGAAAGCCGGAAGACATGGGACCGGTCATCGTTTTCCTGGCCAGTGAAGATAGTGGTTGGATCACGGGGCAGGTCATTCCGGTCAACGGTGGTACTGCGTAAGCACGCGCATAAGATCCGTTCACTTACCGATCCGTGTGATTCTCCAGAGGGTACAGACCTTCCATGGCCCCTCCTTTGGAAAATACGTCTCGCAACCTCGGTTTATGAGGCTGCGGATGGGCCTGTCCCCCGCTTAGGAACTGTTTTTCCCTCGATGATATCTCGGGGAAGCATTGTTTTTGGGCAGTCGTCTACGGTTGGTGCTTTTGTCCTATGCATGCCTCGCGCTGGCAAGTGTTGTTATTAAGAGTTCTTTGGGAAATTTGTTGTGATTTGTGTAACAGTAATGGAGTCTTGGCGTCCTCTAATGGTGCTTTAGGGACAGCCTTTTGCTCTTTGGCGAGTTGTCTCTGCGGGATTCCTCAAGTTGTAAGGATGTTTTTTCTCTAAGGTACGAGATTTGAATACTGAGAAAACAGCTGATCCCCTCTTGGGATCCGCGTCCGCCATTGAGTTCTCGCCATTATTCCTACATCCGGAGAAGAGACATGTCCCACTTCAAGCGAAGCCGCAAAGGCTTCACGCTCGTTGAACTGTTGGTGGTGATCGCCATCATCGGCGTTTTGATTGCGTTGCTGTTGCCAGCCGTTCAGCAAGCTCGCGAAGCAGCCCGCCGCATTC
This genomic interval carries:
- a CDS encoding sulfatase-like hydrolase/transferase; this encodes MSILVLCLLITGSLRAENAKPNVVFILTDDHRWDGLSTAGNEKIKTPNLDKLCEAGTRFENAFVTLAICSPSRAACLTGRYGSQNGVTAVGHASLKKGEPTFARALNEAGYATGVTGKWHLGNSPKSCGFDFASTCWSNGTWYDREFTIDGKKRKMPGFVDDVTVDESLRFLDQAAQSNQPFALWLCTQVPHMDHKHTWPAKQEYLDQYDAEAMPLAETWNDDLSGKPQYLATSRSRTQALSYGYDDPENIRKHTRDYYASVQQMDAAVGKFLDELDRRGLRENTWIILMGDNGWMLGEHGFTSKVLAYEESMRVPMAVVGPGLPAQVRDELVLNIDLTAMIYELAGLEVPGSLHGRSMLPIVQGKSPSDWRTSFLYEAPTPQLGSKPLWAVRDRQWKYIETDLGGGDVFRELYDLNSDSIEAKNLADEAAHADRVAEFSRQLHAYLKGLTHEN
- a CDS encoding glucose 1-dehydrogenase, with protein sequence MRKLENKTAIVTGGSRGIGANLCTSLAAAGASVVVNYASNASAAAEVVSQIESAGGKALAVQADVAESADVRKLFDVAEETFGKVDILVNNAGVVHYKTIEDTTDDEFARIMRINVNGVFYGMREASQRLADGGRVISISTSAALMFLPTYGPYCASKGAIEQLSRSLAKELGPRRITSNIVSPGPTETEMFLGNNKEEKIDRMRKLAALGRLGKPEDMGPVIVFLASEDSGWITGQVIPVNGGTA
- a CDS encoding DUF4272 domain-containing protein, whose protein sequence is MEPETIRKQSLSKAKKLGYPINPELPLLGDIEIRRSQEELLDRMLCLFTCVACSFGFPKQLGWSWLAQEGLLERVTPDESLYLRNKDNSDLDKYAPHVETVWTLAWIGKVHDTLEFNQTCTNDMVNLFPNLKASASSERFRHQCQMRSVEEIAPKLDLAYCIHWAIQHETENKLELPKKPKRLRPYILINRRHALEWLFCEEPWDEVPMDID